The proteins below are encoded in one region of Nonomuraea helvata:
- a CDS encoding histidine kinase yields MLVTMALFCAAVYHRPRRPGLVLAVSSCWVLGTLAVLGGDGVPEPTSIVIMSIAPVATGYALRLHRDRADQSLRLQRAEAERVLAEERTWLARNVHDSVGHHLTAIRLQAAAARRAPGDAPAKQALQTISDLSQSALTEVRGLLRTLDEHPAA; encoded by the coding sequence ATGCTGGTCACGATGGCCCTGTTCTGCGCGGCCGTCTACCACCGGCCGCGGCGTCCGGGCCTGGTGCTGGCGGTCTCCTCGTGCTGGGTTCTCGGCACCCTGGCGGTGCTGGGGGGCGACGGCGTCCCGGAGCCGACCAGCATAGTGATCATGAGCATCGCGCCCGTGGCCACCGGCTACGCGCTGCGGCTGCACCGGGATCGGGCCGACCAGTCGCTGCGATTGCAGCGGGCCGAGGCTGAACGCGTACTGGCCGAGGAGCGTACCTGGCTGGCCAGGAACGTGCACGACAGCGTCGGCCACCACCTGACCGCGATCCGGCTGCAGGCCGCGGCGGCGCGGCGCGCGCCCGGCGACGCGCCCGCGAAGCAGGCCCTGCAGACGATCTCGGACCTGTCGCAGTCGGCGCTCACCGAGGTACGCGGCCTGCTGCGGACGCTCGACGAGCACCCGGCCGCCTGA